The Nerophis lumbriciformis linkage group LG05, RoL_Nlum_v2.1, whole genome shotgun sequence genome contains a region encoding:
- the vgf gene encoding uncharacterized protein vgf yields the protein MASRNTSSVLIVLVFLTTAFAAEPAVTPASMTMSGDTEDEGKIEKISPKGDDLFDDVEPKTLAALFLEALNSTRVERRQDEKGMEETGAQRDRDGRQRLELFMAAQGQEEAEERKKAEEEEERMTERVSSRTSSQTLQVQTQQPPATGGQEQGGDEEEQLNPEELRSLESMMKEFPRLDVAVKRAGDSKPTQRESRDYSSFNDIIPLGKGSFSQKKLKWQEETQKALNMPSFRGGNFKDDFEGNNAATVAQPLQSEQMEESDDPDEEEVLSPEEEEAQAKAEQEEMRRQAAEVQRAKMEEEKLADIASDMLLRYMVKQKGGGGKYATQADTAADKRSEEEQEQDDIDPQTIDKLIEISSKLHLPADDVVDIISDVEKKKKKDMAPELITHWQRPQLPSTDSFPVSKQPPSVVHRLKSWTQEPSKSKQFWNNPNDLLLWSKPLKSVKQEHWIQAPRPLWTRYPSFYQRKPSPDYYPVYFRPPRPTFRYFVPKPALAFNTFLHRSRDGAYGFQPKQRYLNWVPPRKPVVALYPRRPLSFYPLTAPKLGIPLYQSAPRGHLDKYIEQLLMNRPQD from the coding sequence ATGGCTTCCCGCAACACCTCAAGTGTCCTTATTGTCCTGGTTTTCCTAACGACAGCCTTTGCCGCTGAACCCGCCGTCACTCCTGCCAGCATGACGATGTCAGGAGACACGGAGGATGAGGGGAAGATTGAAAAAATCTCACCGAAAGGAGATGACCTCTTTGATGACGTGGAACCCAAAACCCTCGCAGCACTTTTCCTGGAGGCGCTTAACTCGACCCGTGTCGAGAGAAGGCAGGATGAAAAGGGTATGGAAGAGACGGGGGCACAACGAGACCGAGACGGCCGACAGAGGCTGGAGCTGTTTATGGCCGCCCAGGGCCAGGAGGAGGCCGAAGAGAGGAAGAAGGCCGAGGAGGAAGAAGAGAGGATGACCGAGCGGGTGTCCAGTCGGACCAGCAGCCAGACTCTACAGGTCCAGACGCAGCAGCCCCCCGCCACAGGGGGCCAGGAGCAAGGAGGCGACGAGGAGGAGCAGCTAAACCCTGAGGAGTTGAGGAGCCTGGAGAGCATGATGAAGGAATTTCCGCGTTTAGACGTGGCCGTAAAGCGAGCAGGGGATTCAAAGCCAACCCAGCGGGAGAGTCGAGACTACAGCAGCTTTAACGACATCATCCCGCTCGGCAAGGGCAGCTTCTCCCAGAAGAAACTCAAATGGCAAGAGGAGACGCAGAAGGCCTTGAACATGCCATCGTTCAGGGGCGGCAACTTCAAGGATGActttgaaggcaacaacgctgcGACTGTGGCACAGCCTCTGCAGTCAGAGCAGATGGAGGAGAGTGATGATCCAGATGAGGAGGAGGTGTTGAGTCCAGAGGAAGAAGAGGCTCAGGCCAAGGCGGAGCAGGAGGAAATGAGGAGGCAGGCGGCCGAGGTGCAGAGAGCCAAGATGGAGGAGGAGAAGCTGGCCGACATTGCATCTGACATGCTGCTGCGCTACATGGTCAAGCAGAAGGGCGGCGGCGGAAAGTACGCCACTCAGGCTGACACCGCTGCGGACAAGCGGTCCGAGGAAGAGCAGGAGCAGGATGACATCGACCCTCAGACTATCGACAAGCTCATTGAGATCTCAAGCAAGCTGCACTTGCCCGCTGACGACGTGGTAGACATCATCAGCGAcgtggagaaaaagaagaaaaaagacatGGCGCCGGAGCTTATAACGCACTGGCAACGCCCACAATTGCCCTCGACTGATTCCTTTCCTGTCTCCAAGCAACCTCCCTCGGTGGTCCATCGCCTTAAAAGCTGGACTCAGGAGCCTTCAAAGTCCAAACAGTTCTGGAACAATCCTAATGATCTCCTCCTATGGTCCAAACCTCTCAAGTCCGTCAAGCAGGAACACTGGATTCAAGCCCCAAGACCTCTTTGGACACGCTACCCATCCTTCTACCAGAGGAAGCCCAGTCCGGACTATTACCCTGTCTACTTCCGTCCTCCAAGACCAACATTCCGGTACTTCGTCCCCAAGCCTGCTTTGGCTTTCAACACCTTCCTGCATCGCTCCCGGGATGGCGCTTACGGCTTTCAGCCCAAGCAGCGTTACCTCAACTGGGTGCCTCCCAGAAAGCCCGTCGTCGCCCTCTACCCCAGGCGCCCCCTCTCTTTCTACCCCTTAACTGCCCCCAAACTTGGGATCCCTCTTTACCAGTCGGCACCCAGGGGACATTTGGACAAATACATCGAGCAGCTGCTCATGAACAGGCCACAGGACTGA